A segment of the Gossypium hirsutum isolate 1008001.06 chromosome D10, Gossypium_hirsutum_v2.1, whole genome shotgun sequence genome:
TTATCTCCGCCGTCACTGACGCCTCCTGCCGCTCCGATGGCTCTGTCAACCGCCGTCTCCTCCGCTTACTCGACTACCAAGCCCCTCCTAATCCCAAGCCTTCTAACTCCGTCTCTTCTTCTGACCCCACCGTCGATGCTTCCCGCAATCTCTGGTTTCGCCTCTTCTCTCCTTCCCTCCCTTCCGATCTCCTCCTTCCCGTTGTCGTTTTCTTCCATGGCGGCGGATTCACCTTCCTCAGCCCCGCATCCCAGGCGTACGACGCCGTTTGTCGTAGGTTCGCCCGTAAGTTTCCTGCTTTCGTTGTCTCCGTCAATTACCGTCTAGCTCCCGAACATATCTACCCATCTCAATACGACGACGGATTCGACGTTCTTAAGTTTTTAAACGACAACTTCGCCACAGTCTTACCGGAAAACGCTGACTTATCACGGTGTTTCCTAGCCGGAGATAGCGCAGGCGGCAACATCGCTCACCACGTAGCAGTCCGGGCTTGCGGAGCTGGGTTTGAAACATTGAAGGTGATGGGACTCGTTTGCATTCAACCATTCTTCGGCGGAGAGGAAAGAACGGCGG
Coding sequences within it:
- the LOC107914459 gene encoding probable carboxylesterase 18 is translated as MAPQRTKPSLPLKTRVFISLISAVTDASCRSDGSVNRRLLRLLDYQAPPNPKPSNSVSSSDPTVDASRNLWFRLFSPSLPSDLLLPVVVFFHGGGFTFLSPASQAYDAVCRRFARKFPAFVVSVNYRLAPEHIYPSQYDDGFDVLKFLNDNFATVLPENADLSRCFLAGDSAGGNIAHHVAVRACGAGFETLKVMGLVCIQPFFGGEERTAAEEELANAFLVSVPRADYCWKSFLPQGSNRDHKAVNVSGPNADDISGVDFPATMVVVGGFDPLKDWQKRYYEWLKACGKEATLMEFPTMIHAFYIFPELQESGQLILQIKDFMNNCCSKPQLPQQN